The DNA sequence CTCATGCATAACCTCAGTAATATTTTGTAGCTCTCGGTGCGCTGAGGTTAAAATCAAACTGCGCTTTAATTCAACCATCAGCTGCTCATCAATATCAAAGAGTTCAACTTGAGTTTGCTCATTATCGGTTAAGGCTATTTTTCCTTGTTCAGCACCATTAACAATACGATAGCTGAGCTTATTTTCATGCAAGTTTAGTAGCCTTGCGATTAATTCAGGTTGCTGAGCATCGCGCTGTAGCTGCTCAAGGTAGCGATAATTACTACTACTATAAAATTCAGTCTGCTCATTTATATTATTAATCGCCATTGCCTGCCAAAAGCTATTACTCGGCATAGGTTTGCCTGATTTTAATAGTGAATCTAAGCCAAAGCTCGGCATAAGCCCTTTTAGCGCTAACTGAATATCAAAATCATTACCACCAACCCGCACACCACTATGGCCCAATAAATGAGCTGACCTATCTGTAAGTTTTGTATACTCTGGCCCCATAAGCAGCATAGAACAATCGGTTGTACCGCCACCTATATCAACTACTAAGACCTTAGTTTCTTTAGCTAAACAACTTTCATATTCAAAACCGGCAGCAACAGGCTCAAACTGAAATTCAACGTGCTTAAAGCCGACACGTTTGGCGGCATTAGTTAATACTTCAATGGCTTGGCGATTGCTTTCTTCACCACGCAGCCCTTGAAAGTTAATCGGTCTACCAATAACAGCTTGTTCAATTTCACGTTGTAGCGACTGCTCAGCAAGTTGTTTAACATTGGCCATCATGGCCGCCACGACATCTTCAAATAGCGCAATTTGCTGTGGCATTAAACCACTAGCCCCTAAAAAAGATTTAGGCGATTTAATGTAATAGCCTTCATCTGGCTCATCTAAATAAGCACTAAGCGCCGCTTGACCAAAGGCTAAGTCACCATCAATACCATCAAGTGCTAACTCACGCAGCATGCTTTGCCCTTTTTGTAACTGCCTTAAGCGTTGCGATTTAAAATTAACTTGTTCAGTTTCTGATAACTGCTGATAAAGCCAGTTAACAATCACTTCCCTACTCGGCGCGTATAAAGTTGAAGGAATATACTGGCCATGACCTGCTAGCGATAACAACTCTGGTTTCGAGTCAACCATAGTACCAACAGCACAATTTGACGTACCATAATCAAAGCCTATCATTTTTATACCTCACCACATTTACGACAACGAAAAAAGGTCGCGTAGCATACGCATAACAACACCATCATGCAAGTAGCTAGCTTATGGGATTCTTATGGAATGACATTGCTATTAGTGTCTATTTTCCTTTACCCTTATTGCCAAATTTTCTATTAAATAGCCACTTATACATACCATGACAAAAATTGAATTTTCCACACAAGAAAAAGAACAACTAGTAACAAAAATACAAGACTACTTTGTTGATGAACTAGACCAAGATATCGGTCAATTTGATGCTGAATTTTTATTGGATTTTTTTGCCAAAGAGGTAGGCGGTTATTTTTATAATCGCGGCTTATTTGACGCACAAGAAATTGTTAGAAATAAGCTAGATAATGTCAGTGAAGATATTAACGATGCACTTTATCAAATTGAAAAGCCAGTGAAATAATCCTCCCATCTTGTAAAAATACCCCAATAAAAAACTCGCCGTAGCGAGTTTTTTATAAAGGATAATTACACTTAGTAATTATTTAGTTACCGGAAAACCGCGATCACGCATAAGCGCTTCAACTTGGGCATCACGTCCTCTAAAGGCGCGATAAGCATCGGCAGGATCAACCGCATTTCTTACGCTAAATAAATGCTCAACTAGCTTAGCAGCAACATCTTTATCGTAGAAACCACCAGGTGCATTAGCAAAAGCTTCCGCTGCATCTGAGGTTAATACCTCTGCCCACATGTAACCATAGTAACTTGAAGAGTAACCTTCACCACTAAATACATGACCAAAGTGCGGGCTGCGATGACGCATAACAATTTGCTCAGGCATATTTAGCGCAGCTAAGGTTTCACGCTCGAATTTATCCGCATCAATACCCGTTGGATCTACGGTATGGAATTTCATATCAACTAAGGCAGACGCTAGGTATTCTGTGGTTTTAAAACCTTGATTGAAAGTCGCCGCCGCTTTAATCTTTTTCACTAAATCTGCTGGTATTGGCTTACCAGTTTTATAGTGTATAAGGTAATTATCAATCACTTCATCGGTTGTTAACCAGCGCTCTAATAATTGCGATTGAAATTCAGTGTAATCACGTACGCCACTGTTTAAGGTTGGGTATTCAACATTAGATGCTAAGAAATGCAACGCATGACCAAACTCATGGAAGTAAGTTTCAGCATCAGACCAAGAAATTAGTGTTGGTTTACCCGGCTCACCTTTACTAAAGTTTGAGTTATTTGATGATAAAACGTTTTTCTTACCTTCAAAGGTAGTATGGCTGCGATAAGTAGTCGCCCAAGCACCAGAGCGCTTACCTTTACGCGCAAATGGGTCTAAATACCATAAACCAATATGTTCACCAGAGGTTTTATCTGTTACTTCCCAAACGCGAACATCTTCATGGAAAACAGGCACAGAGCCATCAGTTACTTCAGCAAAAGCGAAGTTGAATAAACGACCTGCAACATAGAACATAGCTTCGCGCAAGTTATCTAATTGTAGGTATTGTTTCACTTCATCAGAATCTAAGCTGTACTTATCTTGACGCACTTTTTCTGCGTAATAGCGGTAATCCCATGGCTCAATCTTATCGATGCCATCTTGTTTCTTACCAATAGCCAACATATCAGCCACTTCTTCATCAACACGAGCAATTGCTGCTGGCCATACTGCTTCCATTAGTGCAATGGCATTTTCTGGTGATTTTGCCATGCGATCTTCTAAACGCCACGAGGCATAGTTTTTATAACCTAACAAACCAACGCGTTCATGACGTAGCTGTAAAATTTCCGCGATAATGGCATTATTATCGAACTCATCACCGTTATCACCACGGCTATAATAGTTATTCCAAACTTGCTTACGCAATTCACGCTCGGTTGAGTAAGTTAAGAAAGGATCCATAGATGAACGTGTATTAGTAATAGCATATTGCCCTGCTTTACCGCGCTCTTTTGCTGCAGATGCTGCCACAGCAACAATAGACTCTGGTAAACCACCTAACTGCTTATCCGTTAAATAAACAACATAGTTTTCTTCATCAGCTAACACATTGTTACTAAACTTAGTATGTAATTGAGCTAAGCGCTGGTTGATTTCAGCATAACGCTTTTTATCTTGGGCATTTAATGTTGCACCGTTACGAGCGAAGCGATTATAGGTTAACAACACCAGGCGCTGCTTTTCAGGTGATAAGCCTTTCACTTCATCTGAGTGATAAACGCTTTCAATGCGTTTAAAAAGCTTGTCGTTTTGGCTAATTTTTGAATAAAACGCTGACAGCTTAGGTGCCATTTCCGCTTGGATTTTTCTAAATTCAGGTGTTGAACGATTTGAGCGCCAAATACCATAGTAAGCATACAGTCTATTAAGATCTTTGCCGGTTTTTTCCATAGCCACTATGGTATTTTCAAAGTTAGCCGCTTCTGGGTTATTAGCTATTAGCTCAATTTCAGCTAAATTAGTTGCCATTGCTTGCTCCATGGCAGGAATGACACCATCAATAGTCACTTTATCAAAAGCAGGTACACCCTGAAATGGCCCTTGCCATTTCGCCAATAATAAGGCTTTTGATTGCTCAACTTGACTTGCTTCAACTGCGACTTTAGCAGATGAGTTAACTGCTTCATTTGTTGTGCTTTCGTTAGCACTACAGCCCATAAGTACACTCGATACTAAAAAGGCTTTAAGAAATTGTTGTTTCATTGGTTATCTCAACGGTTGTAATTGAATGAATATTTTAAACAAACGAAAAACCATGCAGACTCTTTTTTTATTTATTTCTTGCACGCTATTCGCCTCATAACACTATATTAACAATTTACAATAATAAACCACAGCCTTGAACCTGCTACTCAACGCTATTTAAAAACAATTTAACGCATTTAAGCAAAATGCCAGTTAACGACTAAAGTTTTCATTATTTGTTTGCAACACACAGGGATACAATATACCTTTCTGCATAATTATTAGTTAGCCCAAAAAAAAGACCGACAACTTCAACGAAGCGGCCGGCTTAAAAAAGGGGAGTTTGTTGGTTGGGAGCTCCCCAAAAAACTACAAAGGTAGGGGGTAATTAATGCAAATATTATTTATTTGCTGCAACGATGTAGCTGTCTAATTCATCTTGAGTTAGCTCATCATCAGCATTTAAATCTATTTTACTAAATGCTTGAGCAAGTAATTGATTTTGACTTACGCTAACTTCTTGTTTGCTTAGCTTGCCATCTTTATTAGTATCTAATGCACTAAAGGCAATTTTTTCAACGCCTGACTTTTCTTGTGCTTGGACTTGTGCAGGCTTTTTATCAGCACTTGTTATGCTAACTTCATCTGCGCTAACAAAAAATGATGCCATACTTGCACTCACAACCACTGCGCTTAATTTTAATAGACTGATGTTTCTCATTTTAACTCCTTAAAAAAGTTCTTTAACTGTTTATTGAACATGATCTAACAAAACGAACAAAACGAATGCAGACGTTTTGCCTTCAAATCAATTACAGCAATGCATGGCTCGTGCCAAAACACTTAACCAGTTGAATTTAAAAGGGTTTGACAAGTAATCAAGGGCTTAGCAAGCACAATACTGTCGCCAAATAACAACAGGTTATTAAATTTTTCACTCAACTTACTGTCAAGCCAAGCAGAA is a window from the Litorilituus sediminis genome containing:
- the yegD gene encoding molecular chaperone, translating into MIGFDYGTSNCAVGTMVDSKPELLSLAGHGQYIPSTLYAPSREVIVNWLYQQLSETEQVNFKSQRLRQLQKGQSMLRELALDGIDGDLAFGQAALSAYLDEPDEGYYIKSPKSFLGASGLMPQQIALFEDVVAAMMANVKQLAEQSLQREIEQAVIGRPINFQGLRGEESNRQAIEVLTNAAKRVGFKHVEFQFEPVAAGFEYESCLAKETKVLVVDIGGGTTDCSMLLMGPEYTKLTDRSAHLLGHSGVRVGGNDFDIQLALKGLMPSFGLDSLLKSGKPMPSNSFWQAMAINNINEQTEFYSSSNYRYLEQLQRDAQQPELIARLLNLHENKLSYRIVNGAEQGKIALTDNEQTQVELFDIDEQLMVELKRSLILTSAHRELQNITEVMHEAIEQAQCQPDVVFVTGGTAKSPVLSQFLKQQMPNSRLVVGDHFGSVTAGLTRWAQRLFS
- a CDS encoding DUF2164 domain-containing protein; amino-acid sequence: MTKIEFSTQEKEQLVTKIQDYFVDELDQDIGQFDAEFLLDFFAKEVGGYFYNRGLFDAQEIVRNKLDNVSEDINDALYQIEKPVK
- a CDS encoding M3 family metallopeptidase; the encoded protein is MKQQFLKAFLVSSVLMGCSANESTTNEAVNSSAKVAVEASQVEQSKALLLAKWQGPFQGVPAFDKVTIDGVIPAMEQAMATNLAEIELIANNPEAANFENTIVAMEKTGKDLNRLYAYYGIWRSNRSTPEFRKIQAEMAPKLSAFYSKISQNDKLFKRIESVYHSDEVKGLSPEKQRLVLLTYNRFARNGATLNAQDKKRYAEINQRLAQLHTKFSNNVLADEENYVVYLTDKQLGGLPESIVAVAASAAKERGKAGQYAITNTRSSMDPFLTYSTERELRKQVWNNYYSRGDNGDEFDNNAIIAEILQLRHERVGLLGYKNYASWRLEDRMAKSPENAIALMEAVWPAAIARVDEEVADMLAIGKKQDGIDKIEPWDYRYYAEKVRQDKYSLDSDEVKQYLQLDNLREAMFYVAGRLFNFAFAEVTDGSVPVFHEDVRVWEVTDKTSGEHIGLWYLDPFARKGKRSGAWATTYRSHTTFEGKKNVLSSNNSNFSKGEPGKPTLISWSDAETYFHEFGHALHFLASNVEYPTLNSGVRDYTEFQSQLLERWLTTDEVIDNYLIHYKTGKPIPADLVKKIKAAATFNQGFKTTEYLASALVDMKFHTVDPTGIDADKFERETLAALNMPEQIVMRHRSPHFGHVFSGEGYSSSYYGYMWAEVLTSDAAEAFANAPGGFYDKDVAAKLVEHLFSVRNAVDPADAYRAFRGRDAQVEALMRDRGFPVTK